TCGGCATGACAACCAGTGCAATCATCCAGCCCGCCGCTTTGCGTGATGACATGAGCACCACCGCGCGGATAGCCAGCCATGCAATCGCTAATTTGAATAAGAAATTGAGAAGCTGGTGGGATTCCTCGGTGATGACGAACGAAAACACCAATGATGCTGTGAAGAGAATGGCCAATATGGGAGCAAGGAGTGGCCCGCTAAAATCGATAATGCGTGTGACCCAGCTTTTACGGGAGATGCGGTCAATACGGGCGTTGAGCCATTCGGAGGCCAATATGGCGATAATGGGTAGTAGTACGGCGCTTATTTTTTCGACATCGCTAGCGTGGTGAATCACATCCGCGATGTTCATGACCCATGCACTCAATGCGTCGAGCAGTTTGGCGCCAATTTTTTCCATGTACCCATAGAAGCAGTGGCTGATGAATGTGCAATAAGAAAACCATTCGCATCCACAATTTAAGAATTTTTCTTGACCGCATGTTGCAGTGCATTACAACTGCATGAAGTATTCGTGTTGCAGGGCAAATAAAACCATCAACAATATCAACACGAGGAAGTTATGATTAAGCGTCTCCTGCCTGTCGCATTATGTGCTGCTGGCTTTTCGTCTTCCGCACTGGCTTCGCCCGTTGCGGATACAGGTAATACAACATGGTTGCTGATATGCGCGGCGCTCGTCATGCTGATGACGCCAGGCCTTGCCTTTTTCTATGGCGGCATGGTCAGCAAGAAAAACGTCGTTTCAACCTTGCTGCAAAACTATGTAGCGCTCGCGATTGTAGGCCTTCTCTGGGTAATTGTTGGGTACAGCCTCGCGTTTGGTGAGGGTACGCCTTACATTGGTGGCTATGACTTCGTCATGCTCAAAGGCCTCGACACGCAGTTTTATGGTGAAACGGGCGTGCCAATATTAGCCTTCGTTGCATTCCAGATGATGTTTGCAATCATCACGCCCGCGCTTATTACGGGTGCATTCGCTGAGCGTGTTAACTTCAAGGCTTGGATCTTCATCATGGCGATCTGGAGCTTGGTGGTTTATGTGCCAGTGGCGCACTGGGTATGGGGGCCTTCAGGCTGGCTAGGTGCAAAAGGCGCGCTGGACTTTGCGGGTGGCTTGGTCGTTCATATTACGGCGGGTTTCTCGGGTTTGGTTGCGGCGTTGCTGTTTGGTAAACGCTCAACGGCGCATGACCCAGCACCACCTCATAATGTACCAATGATCATGCTGGGTGCAGCGTTGCTATGGTTCGGCTGGTTCGGCTTCAATGCTGGTTCGGCGATTACTTCAGGGGCGCTTGCTTCCTATGCGTTCATCAACACCTTTATTGGTGCGGCTGCTGCGTTTATTACGTGGATGGCGATGGACTGGATTTTCCATGGCAAGCCTTCAGCGGTGAGCTCGTCGATCGGTTTGGTGGTAGGGTTGGTGGCCATCACGCCTGCGGCTGGATATGTTGATATTTCTGCTTCGTTCGTCATTGGTGGCGTGGCGGCAATTATCAGCAACCTTAGCATTCAAGCCCTTAACAAAATCACCCATCTCGACGACGCGCTGGACGTATTCGCATCGCATGGGATCGGTGGTGTTGTCGGCGCGGTGATGACAGGGCTTTACGCTAGTAAAGCGGTGAACCCATCCATTGCTAATGAAGGCTTCCTGATTTCAGGTGACCCAACATTATTCAATGCCAATCTGCATGGCGTATTCGTGGTGGCGCTGTTCTCCATGGTGGCGACAGTCGTTATCGTCAAAGTGGTAGGGTTATTCGCAGCGATTCGCGTTGATGAAATGGCGGAGGGTGAGGGGCTTGATCGTGCAATTCACGGTGAAGGTTCTAGCTATTCGCTCGATGGGGGATGGGACAAACCGAGTGCGTAGGAAGCGCGAACCAAAAGCGTGAACCTCTTCCTGCTTCACTTTCCACGCCTATGCTGCCGCCCATCTGCTCGATGAAGCGGCGGCATATGGCGAGACCTAGCCCTGTTCCTTCATAGCGTCTGTCGCTACCATCATCGACTTGTGAGAAGGCCTGAAACAAACGATTCTGATCCTCAGGGCTGATACCAATCCCCGTA
This sequence is a window from Alphaproteobacteria bacterium. Protein-coding genes within it:
- a CDS encoding ammonium transporter, whose amino-acid sequence is MIKRLLPVALCAAGFSSSALASPVADTGNTTWLLICAALVMLMTPGLAFFYGGMVSKKNVVSTLLQNYVALAIVGLLWVIVGYSLAFGEGTPYIGGYDFVMLKGLDTQFYGETGVPILAFVAFQMMFAIITPALITGAFAERVNFKAWIFIMAIWSLVVYVPVAHWVWGPSGWLGAKGALDFAGGLVVHITAGFSGLVAALLFGKRSTAHDPAPPHNVPMIMLGAALLWFGWFGFNAGSAITSGALASYAFINTFIGAAAAFITWMAMDWIFHGKPSAVSSSIGLVVGLVAITPAAGYVDISASFVIGGVAAIISNLSIQALNKITHLDDALDVFASHGIGGVVGAVMTGLYASKAVNPSIANEGFLISGDPTLFNANLHGVFVVALFSMVATVVIVKVVGLFAAIRVDEMAEGEGLDRAIHGEGSSYSLDGGWDKPSA